In the Leptospira fainei serovar Hurstbridge str. BUT 6 genome, GTCCTAAAAATGACAAGTCTCTCCAGATTCGATGGTCCGCAAATTCAACGATTCGACTCATTCTTCTTCGTCTTCCTCCTCTTCTATATCCATAGTATCGGACGGAAGAAGTTTATCTATGACCCTCAATTTAGCGGATCGAGATGCATTGTTTTCGCGCATCTCTTCTTCCCCCGGAAGAACCGGTTTTTTCGTCACAACTTTAGCGTCCGACAAACGGGCGTAATCGCGAAACTTATTCTTAACGATCCGATCTTCCAAAGAATGAAATGAGATGACTTGAAACCGCCCGCCGGGAGCAAGCACTTCAAGAAGCTTGGATAAGCCGAACTCTATATGAAGTAATTCCTGATTCACCTCTATCCGCAAGGCCTGAAAAACTCTGGTCGCAGGATGACGTCCCGGAGGCCAGAATTTTCGGGGAATCACTCTAGAGATTAACTGAGCTAATTCACCGGTATAGGAAATCCGACCGTGTCTTCTCCGTTCCAGCACGGCTTCCACGATTTTCTTGGTCCAACGCTCTTCTCCATATTCATAGAAAATTTTACTAAGAGCCTTGTCCGGATACGTATTAATCACATCTTCCGCGGATATGCCTCCACTTGCGGAAAGCCTCATGTCCAACGGTTCGTTTTCCCTGAAGCTGAAGCCGCGCCCGGCATGTAAGAGATGAAATGTGGAAATTCCTAAATCCAGAAGAATGCCGTCCGGTTGTCGACCTATTCCCGCTTCGCGAAGAAATTCCCCGTCCACTTCGGAAAAATTCGCCTCAATAAAATGAGTACGATCGTGAAATCCTTCTAAACGGGCCTTTGCTCTGGATAGCATCACCGAGTCCCGATCTAGTAGAATAATATTTGCGCGGGGAAAATTTTCTAAAAGGAGAAGGGAATGTCCCCCTTCACCCGCAGTGCCATCTAGAAAAAGAATTTCCTGATCTGGTGCGAAAACGTCTAGAAAGAAGGAAAGAATCTCGCGGTAAAGGACGGAGTAATGGACCGGTTCCAATTTATGTTCCAACATCCCTTTATCGGCTTTTAGGGGCAACTGTAAAGCGAAACGATGGTATTAAAAGAGCCAATAGCGCATTAAATCGAAAGTAAAACCGTAAGAATTAATGGTACGGATTATTCAAGAAAGAACAAATAATTGACTCTCCCGAAATTATCTTCAAAACAGGTCGTCTTAATAAATAATATTATATGAAACGTCAAAGTCTGATATTTATCCTGCTCGCTTATAGCATTTCGATTATCGCCATTCTTGTAGTAACGATTTCCGGAGTGGCCTTAGGCGTCGGAAAAGATCAGATCGAAGAAATTTACTTCACTCAAATGAGAAGCGTAAGCCAATCCGCCGGGTTGGAAATCGAAAACTTTTACGATACCCAGTTAAGAGTCGCGGAAATTCTGGCTGAAGATCCCCGAACCAAGGAAACCATTCGCAGCGGAAAGCCGATCGCTCAGACATTGTACAAGGAAGTTCTCCAAAAATTCGGCGCATACGAGAATGTATTCGTTACCACGATCGAAAAAGATCCGTTAGTGATCACGGATGCTTTGGAAAAAGGTACCGGATTACGCTTAGGGTTAAGGGAGCAAAACATTCCGAATATTAAGGCGGCCTTAGAAGGAAAATTTCACTTAGGAAAGCCTCTCCGTTCTCCTATCACAAAATTACCGGTATCGTTGCTCACCGTTCCAGTAATGGATGCGGGGAAAGTAATCGGAATCGTGGCCCTGGCCGTCTCCTTGGAATCACTTTCGGAAAAAGTAATTAAGAATTATAAAATAGGCCAACAAGGGTATTTGGCGGCGATTACTGCGGACGGAATATTGTACGCGCACCCTAAAAAAGACATGATCCTGAATTTGGATGTGACGAAAGAGACCACTTATGGAAAAAAATTATTAACTTTGACGTCCGGCGAAATGATGGAATTCGAGTTTAGAGGTCAGGAGCGATATGCGACCCTCTTCCGTCTCAAGAATTGGGATACTTTAGCCATCGTAATCGTTCCGAAGGATGAAATTTGGAGTTCATTCAAAGGAATGCTTCTCGCAATACTCGCCGCCTCGACATTGACCGCAATTATCGCTCTTTCAGTCCTCTATTTTCTATTAAAAAGACGGTTAGGCCCTCTGAGTAAGGCGAGCAAGGTCTTTCAGTCGATGGCCTTAGGTGATCTGACTACCAATGTCGAAGCCGCATATAACGACGAGATCGGAACGATGAGCTTAGAAATGAATACGTTTATCGGCAGCTTGCGATCCTCGCTACGCGAAATCCAACGTATCGCTCTAGAATTGGGTGCAGCTGCCGAACAATTGACCGGTTCATCCCAAGCATTCGCTTCGGGAGCCCAATCGACGGCCGCATCTTCCGAAGAAATGTCGGCAACGGTCGAGGAAATGTCGGCAGGAATGGAAAGCATATCTTCGATTACGGATACACAATATAAGAATATTCTTGAATTTCATTCCAAAATCAAAGAGCTATCGGCAGGAGTTCGAAAGATTGGATCGGAAATTCAAGGAACGCTCGGAGTGGCAAAATCGATTTCAACACAGGCGCGGAAAGGAGAAGAGTCGCTTAAAGGAATGAGCGGAATGATCGGCAACATTCTTAAATCTTCGGGCGAAATGACCGCAATTATCGGAATCATAAACGATATTTCCGATCAGACTCAACTGCTTGCTTTGAATGCCGCCATCGAAGCAGCAAGAGCGGGCGAAGCGGGAAAAGGATTTGCAGTAGTGGCCGAAGAAATTTCCAAGCTTTCAGTTAAAACGGCTTCTTCAATCAAATCTATCGGAGATATGATCAATAAAAATAATTCCGAACTGAACGTCGGCGCTAAAGGAATCCAATCTTCCGTGGAAATCATACACAGCATCATTCAAAGCGTCGATTCGGTCGCGGAGGCAATGAACCATCTTTATGAAATAACTTCTGCCCAGGAGGGAATCAACCAGATCGTCGACAATCAGGCCGATAAGGTAGGATCGGAAGCG is a window encoding:
- the rsmH gene encoding 16S rRNA (cytosine(1402)-N(4))-methyltransferase RsmH, whose protein sequence is MLEHKLEPVHYSVLYREILSFFLDVFAPDQEILFLDGTAGEGGHSLLLLENFPRANIILLDRDSVMLSRAKARLEGFHDRTHFIEANFSEVDGEFLREAGIGRQPDGILLDLGISTFHLLHAGRGFSFRENEPLDMRLSASGGISAEDVINTYPDKALSKIFYEYGEERWTKKIVEAVLERRRHGRISYTGELAQLISRVIPRKFWPPGRHPATRVFQALRIEVNQELLHIEFGLSKLLEVLAPGGRFQVISFHSLEDRIVKNKFRDYARLSDAKVVTKKPVLPGEEEMRENNASRSAKLRVIDKLLPSDTMDIEEEEDEEE
- a CDS encoding methyl-accepting chemotaxis protein translates to MKRQSLIFILLAYSISIIAILVVTISGVALGVGKDQIEEIYFTQMRSVSQSAGLEIENFYDTQLRVAEILAEDPRTKETIRSGKPIAQTLYKEVLQKFGAYENVFVTTIEKDPLVITDALEKGTGLRLGLREQNIPNIKAALEGKFHLGKPLRSPITKLPVSLLTVPVMDAGKVIGIVALAVSLESLSEKVIKNYKIGQQGYLAAITADGILYAHPKKDMILNLDVTKETTYGKKLLTLTSGEMMEFEFRGQERYATLFRLKNWDTLAIVIVPKDEIWSSFKGMLLAILAASTLTAIIALSVLYFLLKRRLGPLSKASKVFQSMALGDLTTNVEAAYNDEIGTMSLEMNTFIGSLRSSLREIQRIALELGAAAEQLTGSSQAFASGAQSTAASSEEMSATVEEMSAGMESISSITDTQYKNILEFHSKIKELSAGVRKIGSEIQGTLGVAKSISTQARKGEESLKGMSGMIGNILKSSGEMTAIIGIINDISDQTQLLALNAAIEAARAGEAGKGFAVVAEEISKLSVKTASSIKSIGDMINKNNSELNVGAKGIQSSVEIIHSIIQSVDSVAEAMNHLYEITSAQEGINQIVDNQADKVGSEAESVKLATGEQKRAVREITQVITQINEHTLNTASGSEQMSSSAQNLATTAETLKNITDKFKI